A stretch of Abyssogena phaseoliformis symbiont OG214 DNA encodes these proteins:
- a CDS encoding TRAP transporter small permease, with the protein MMKLSKILNHVEQWLITLLLVTMTLLTFSQVVARYVFNSGTIWALEVTTYLFSLANLTRPHPMLLNVARILLLTARSIFFLRKIEKNNTFSISACMVFVIIMFIGSYEYISLLKAIEIKMGDLPILGWQAKIILPLSFALMFYRLLWKL; encoded by the coding sequence ATGATGAAATTGTCCAAAATTCTTAATCACGTTGAGCAGTGGCTGATTACATTATTATTAGTCACAATGACACTATTAACCTTTTCACAAGTTGTTGCCCGATATGTATTTAACTCAGGTACAATTTGGGCGTTAGAAGTCACTACTTATTTATTTAGCTTGGCTAATCTTACTAGGCCGCATCCTATGTTATTAAATGTGGCGCGCATATTGCTGTTGACAGCGCGGTCAATCTTTTTTCTGAGAAAAATCGAAAAAAATAACACTTTTTCCATATCTGCTTGCATGGTATTTGTCATTATTATGTTCATAGGTAGTTATGAATACATTTCATTGCTAAAAGCAATTGAAATTAAAATGGGAGATTTGCCAATACTTGGATGGCAAGCAAAAATCATCTTACCTCTTAGTTTTGCACTGATGTTTTATCGGCTTTTGTGGAAGTTATGA
- the parC gene encoding DNA topoisomerase IV subunit A: protein MNQISLEQQSVAEFSERAYLDYSMYVILDRALPFVGDGLKPVQRRIVYAMSELGLKSTAKFKKSARTVGDVLGKFHPHGDSACYEAMVLMAQPFSYRYPFIDGQGNWGAPDDPKSFAAMRYTESKLSRYADLLLSEINQGTVNWVDNFDSSLQEPKNLPAQVPNLLLNGTSGIAVGMATDVPPHNLTEVVSVCIALLDKPSMDLDSIMRIIRAPDYPTDADIVSSPADLRQIYETGHGSVKMRAIYQKEKGNIVIEALPFQTSGAKVITQIAAQMRAKKLPLVDDIRDESDHENPTRIVIVPRSNRVDVDALMLHLFATTELEKSYRVNMNVIGLNGKPSVLPLIPMLKEWLSYRMQVVTNRLSYCLDKILARLYILEGLLVAFLNIDKVIAIIREHDKPKPVLIDHFKLSDIQAEAILELKLRHLVKLEEVKIQAEQQELALEKEKLELLLSSDLRLKTLIKKELKAIIKDFGDERRSNIKSNVNTAQAFSEDDLAPAENVTVVLSDKGWVRSAKGHDIDPTTLNYKAGDGYLISVKGKSNKPVIFIDSTGRSYSLLANSLLSARGQGEPLTGKLSPPSEARFVDVVMGKTSQNILLASDAGYGFIATIGDLLSSRQAGKASLSLPKGAQVMKIINVDDLDNQFIALATNRGRLLVFPISELPILSKGKGNKLIQIPTKDVKTRQEFVMSVCILLETQHLKVIAGKRHLTIKFQDLSNYISARARRGNLLPKGYQNVSFIEAID from the coding sequence ATGAATCAGATTAGTCTTGAACAACAAAGTGTTGCCGAGTTTAGTGAGCGTGCTTATCTTGATTATTCAATGTATGTTATTCTTGATCGCGCATTGCCTTTTGTTGGTGATGGTCTAAAGCCAGTACAAAGGCGTATTGTTTATGCGATGAGTGAACTTGGTTTGAAATCTACAGCAAAGTTTAAAAAATCAGCCCGTACGGTGGGCGATGTGCTTGGTAAATTCCATCCACATGGTGATAGTGCTTGCTATGAGGCGATGGTGCTGATGGCACAGCCATTTTCTTATCGTTATCCATTTATTGACGGGCAAGGAAACTGGGGTGCGCCAGATGATCCTAAATCATTTGCAGCGATGCGTTATACCGAAAGTAAACTTTCTCGTTATGCAGATTTATTGCTTAGCGAAATTAATCAAGGTACGGTTAATTGGGTAGATAATTTTGACAGCTCACTTCAAGAGCCTAAAAATCTGCCTGCACAAGTACCTAACTTATTACTAAACGGTACCTCGGGTATTGCTGTGGGCATGGCAACTGATGTGCCACCGCATAATTTGACCGAAGTGGTGAGCGTTTGTATTGCGCTATTGGACAAGCCATCTATGGATTTAGACAGCATCATGCGAATTATTCGAGCACCTGACTATCCCACTGATGCTGATATTGTATCCTCACCTGCAGACCTTAGACAAATTTATGAAACAGGTCATGGGTCGGTGAAGATGCGTGCTATTTATCAGAAAGAAAAAGGTAATATTGTGATTGAGGCACTGCCTTTCCAAACTTCTGGTGCCAAGGTAATCACCCAAATTGCAGCGCAAATGCGCGCAAAAAAACTACCTTTGGTGGATGATATTCGAGATGAGTCGGACCATGAAAACCCAACGCGTATTGTTATTGTTCCACGTTCTAATCGAGTTGATGTAGATGCATTAATGCTACACTTATTTGCCACAACTGAGCTTGAAAAAAGCTACCGTGTTAATATGAATGTGATTGGTTTGAACGGTAAGCCAAGCGTTTTGCCACTCATTCCGATGCTTAAAGAATGGTTAAGCTATAGAATGCAAGTTGTGACTAATCGTTTAAGCTATTGCCTTGATAAAATTCTTGCGCGTTTGTATATTTTAGAAGGCTTGCTCGTTGCTTTTTTAAACATTGATAAAGTGATTGCCATTATTCGTGAGCACGATAAGCCTAAGCCAGTATTGATTGATCATTTTAAATTGAGTGATATTCAAGCAGAAGCAATTTTAGAGCTAAAATTGCGCCATCTTGTAAAATTAGAAGAAGTTAAAATTCAAGCCGAACAACAAGAATTAGCATTAGAGAAAGAAAAATTAGAGTTGTTACTTTCAAGTGACTTGCGCCTTAAAACCTTGATTAAAAAAGAGCTAAAAGCGATTATCAAAGATTTTGGTGATGAGCGTAGATCTAACATTAAAAGCAATGTAAATACTGCTCAAGCCTTTAGTGAGGATGATTTGGCACCTGCTGAAAATGTCACCGTCGTGCTTAGCGATAAAGGCTGGGTGCGCAGTGCTAAAGGTCATGATATTGACCCAACAACACTTAATTATAAAGCAGGCGATGGTTATTTAATCAGCGTCAAAGGCAAAAGCAACAAACCTGTAATTTTTATTGATTCAACAGGTAGGTCATATTCACTACTGGCTAATTCATTGCTCAGTGCGCGAGGGCAGGGCGAGCCATTAACAGGCAAACTAAGTCCGCCTTCAGAGGCACGATTTGTCGATGTAGTGATGGGTAAGACGAGTCAAAATATCCTATTGGCTTCTGATGCAGGGTATGGTTTTATTGCCACTATTGGTGATTTGCTATCTTCAAGACAAGCAGGAAAAGCATCTCTTTCGTTGCCTAAAGGTGCACAAGTGATGAAAATTATTAATGTAGATGATTTGGATAATCAGTTTATTGCATTGGCAACAAATCGTGGGCGTTTATTGGTATTTCCAATATCTGAATTGCCAATATTATCCAAAGGTAAAGGTAACAAGCTTATTCAAATTCCCACCAAAGATGTTAAGACTAGACAAGAGTTTGTAATGAGTGTTTGTATTTTGCTAGAAACTCAACATTTAAAAGTCATTGCAGGCAAGCGTCATTTAACCATCAAGTTCCAAGATTTAAGCAATTACATAAGTGCCAGAGCGCGTCGTGGTAACCTTTTGCCTAAAGGCTATCAAAATGTTTCTTTCATTGAGGCAATTGATTAA
- a CDS encoding TRAP transporter large permease subunit: protein MVIFVLFFMLFGLIALGVPVAFSLGLSSVSVILLFGDESLASLAGHIFSSMEHYTLIAIPFFILTSSFLSKGGAAQRLVDFAIDSIGWIKDGLPMASVLACMMFTAVSGSSPATVIAIGSMLLLA from the coding sequence ATGGTAATTTTTGTCTTGTTTTTCATGCTTTTTGGTCTAATAGCATTAGGCGTGCCTGTGGCTTTTTCCCTAGGCTTATCCAGCGTTAGTGTGATTTTATTATTTGGAGATGAATCTCTAGCCTCTCTTGCTGGGCATATATTTAGCTCAATGGAGCACTATACTTTAATAGCCATTCCATTTTTTATATTAACGTCCTCCTTTTTGTCAAAAGGTGGCGCGGCACAACGCTTGGTTGACTTTGCGATTGATAGTATTGGCTGGATTAAAGATGGCTTACCAATGGCATCAGTACTGGCTTGCATGATGTTTACTGCTGTATCAGGCTCATCACCTGCCACTGTTATTGCCATTGGCTCTATGTTATTGCTGGCATAG
- the folE2 gene encoding GTP cyclohydrolase FolE2 translates to MSATHLPDTQNSVDTRQIIIDKVGIKDITHPITYIDCDGNKMPTIGIFTMTVSLPEHVKGTHMSRFIEILNEGPCEFSAHNFDRIINKVRERLKSDTAHITLNFPFFRKKKAPSSGVESIMDYQVTLYGTLNKGEAQVMMKVVVPVTSLCPCSKSISKYGAHNQRSHITIKAKVAKGKTLHIEDLIDLAERKASCELYAILKRDDEKVVTERAYDNPAFVEDLVRDIAVDLNADDKISYYRLESENFESIHNHSAYALIENQKC, encoded by the coding sequence ATGAGTGCAACTCATTTACCTGACACGCAAAATAGTGTAGATACTCGTCAAATTATCATTGATAAAGTAGGCATTAAAGATATCACCCATCCTATTACTTATATTGATTGTGATGGCAATAAAATGCCTACAATAGGCATTTTTACCATGACAGTATCCTTGCCAGAGCATGTTAAAGGCACGCACATGTCACGCTTTATTGAGATTTTAAACGAAGGTCCTTGTGAGTTTAGTGCACACAATTTTGATAGAATTATTAACAAAGTAAGAGAAAGACTTAAATCAGACACTGCACATATTACGCTTAATTTTCCTTTCTTTAGAAAGAAAAAAGCCCCATCTTCAGGTGTTGAATCAATCATGGATTATCAAGTGACTTTATATGGCACATTAAATAAAGGTGAGGCACAAGTGATGATGAAAGTCGTGGTTCCTGTGACCAGTCTATGTCCTTGTTCAAAAAGTATTTCTAAATATGGGGCGCATAATCAACGCTCGCATATTACTATTAAAGCCAAGGTAGCTAAAGGAAAAACTTTACACATTGAAGATTTGATTGATTTAGCCGAACGCAAAGCTTCGTGTGAACTTTATGCCATTCTTAAACGCGATGATGAAAAAGTGGTGACTGAAAGAGCGTATGATAACCCTGCATTTGTTGAGGACTTAGTGCGTGATATTGCAGTCGATTTAAATGCGGATGATAAAATTAGTTATTACCGTCTTGAGTCTGAAAATTTTGAATCGATTCATAATCATTCAGCTTATGCACTTATTGAAAATCAAAAATGCTAA
- a CDS encoding 3-deoxy-7-phosphoheptulonate synthase — MLKKILNKISNIRITKAESITPPIGFIKKYPVKKTQSDFIIHSRKAIADIISGKDKRLLVVVGPCSIHDPKAARDYAQRLLKIKQELEQDLFIVMRVYFEKPRTTIGWKGLIYDPDLDNSFDMEKGFDLARSLLLDLSKMGMPSATEYLDLITPQYISDLISWGAIGARTTESQTHRELASGLSCPVGFKNGTNGNIQIAIDAIVSASNSHMFWSISKKGVANRYTTTGNPNCHIILRGAADGPNYSKENVDNAVKQLIKDGLLGRVMVDFSHANSEKNFKNQLLVGDEIAKQVSLGSDKIFGVMIESNINEGAQAVDELKSLEYGISITDGCLGWQDTENLLKTLALSAQARNT; from the coding sequence ATGCTAAAAAAAATCTTAAATAAAATTAGTAACATTCGCATCACCAAGGCAGAATCCATTACCCCGCCAATAGGCTTTATTAAAAAATACCCAGTCAAAAAGACACAGTCTGATTTTATTATCCACTCAAGAAAAGCCATTGCCGATATCATCTCTGGCAAGGATAAGCGTTTATTGGTTGTGGTTGGGCCTTGCTCCATTCATGATCCAAAAGCTGCTAGAGATTATGCGCAACGATTGTTAAAAATAAAGCAAGAATTAGAGCAAGATTTATTTATTGTTATGCGTGTTTATTTTGAAAAACCACGCACCACAATTGGCTGGAAAGGGCTTATTTATGATCCTGATTTAGACAACAGTTTTGACATGGAAAAAGGTTTTGATTTGGCTCGTAGTTTGTTACTAGATTTGTCAAAAATGGGCATGCCAAGTGCCACAGAATATCTTGATTTAATCACCCCACAATACATCTCTGATTTGATTTCATGGGGGGCAATTGGCGCACGAACAACCGAAAGTCAAACTCACCGAGAATTGGCGTCTGGCTTGTCTTGTCCAGTGGGTTTTAAAAATGGCACAAACGGCAACATCCAAATTGCCATTGATGCGATTGTATCGGCTTCAAATTCACATATGTTTTGGTCGATTAGTAAAAAAGGCGTGGCAAATCGTTACACCACAACAGGCAATCCAAATTGCCATATTATCCTTCGTGGCGCTGCTGATGGACCCAACTATAGTAAAGAAAACGTTGACAATGCGGTTAAGCAATTAATAAAAGATGGTTTATTAGGTAGAGTTATGGTTGATTTTTCCCACGCTAATAGTGAGAAAAATTTTAAAAACCAGTTGCTAGTGGGTGATGAAATTGCCAAACAAGTGAGTTTAGGCTCAGATAAAATTTTTGGGGTGATGATTGAGTCCAATATCAATGAAGGCGCTCAAGCAGTAGATGAATTAAAATCATTAGAGTACGGTATTAGTATTACCGACGGTTGTCTTGGCTGGCAAGATACTGAAAATCTGCTCAAAACACTAGCATTATCAGCGCAAGCAAGAAATACATAG
- the queD gene encoding 6-carboxytetrahydropterin synthase QueD: MFVLKIVTDFASAHSLREYPGDCSRLHGHNWQVEMMVAARKLNSNGIAIDFREIKKQTKVVVKRLDHQYLNEIAPFDKLNPTAENIAKYFFDEVGQLINTNDVKVKKVTIWETPRASVTYSQGDL, from the coding sequence ATGTTCGTCCTAAAAATTGTTACCGATTTCGCATCGGCTCATTCACTCAGGGAATATCCAGGTGATTGTTCACGTCTGCATGGGCATAACTGGCAAGTGGAAATGATGGTTGCTGCTAGAAAATTAAATAGCAATGGTATTGCTATTGATTTTCGAGAAATTAAAAAACAAACCAAGGTTGTTGTAAAGCGTCTAGATCATCAATATTTGAATGAAATAGCACCTTTTGATAAACTTAATCCTACCGCAGAAAATATTGCCAAGTATTTTTTTGATGAAGTGGGCCAGCTAATTAATACTAATGATGTTAAGGTCAAGAAAGTGACTATTTGGGAAACACCTAGAGCATCTGTAACTTATTCCCAAGGAGACCTATGA
- the mraZ gene encoding division/cell wall cluster transcriptional repressor MraZ, translated as MFRGVHNLSVDTKGRVKMPTRHQTQIDEICSGKMVLSIHPEDECLLLYPLKDWQILEEKISALPSLNIHTKRLKRKLIGHATDCELDKAARILIPSTLKHYAHIDKKIIMSGQGHNFELWDENTWHKQFDNLDTLSKQTQIPIEIAQLSL; from the coding sequence ATGTTCAGAGGGGTGCACAATTTAAGCGTTGACACCAAGGGAAGGGTAAAAATGCCAACACGCCACCAAACGCAAATTGATGAAATTTGTTCAGGTAAGATGGTACTGAGTATTCATCCAGAGGATGAATGTTTGTTGTTGTATCCTTTAAAAGATTGGCAAATATTGGAAGAAAAAATCAGTGCCTTGCCTTCGTTAAATATCCACACAAAACGACTAAAACGCAAACTCATTGGTCATGCTACTGATTGTGAATTGGACAAGGCGGCGCGCATTCTAATTCCTTCAACACTTAAACATTATGCCCATATAGATAAGAAAATTATCATGAGTGGTCAAGGGCATAATTTTGAATTATGGGATGAGAATACTTGGCATAAACAATTTGACAATCTTGACACACTCAGTAAACAAACCCAAATCCCAATAGAAATTGCCCAATTATCGCTATGA
- a CDS encoding TRAP transporter large permease subunit, translating to MELSAVLLIMAPILFPIAIELGIDPIHLGIIMVVNMEIGMLTPPVELNLFVTSSIYRHAFNKRH from the coding sequence ATGGAACTATCAGCAGTACTGCTCATCATGGCACCCATCTTGTTTCCAATCGCAATAGAACTTGGTATTGATCCAATTCACCTTGGTATTATTATGGTTGTTAATATGGAAATTGGCATGCTAACGCCGCCTGTGGAGCTTAACTTATTTGTTACCTCAAGCATTTACAGGCATGCCTTTAATAAGCGTCATTAA